From the genome of Hymenobacter sp. PAMC 26628, one region includes:
- a CDS encoding LysM peptidoglycan-binding domain-containing protein, giving the protein MSYPFSPNPHPHAMGLMDFLNTEGEKKPVDAPQPTAGADALFGNADANTYTVASGDSLSKIAKNHYGDGTKWHQIYEANKDLIGNDPDLIEVGQVLTLPSL; this is encoded by the coding sequence ATGTCCTACCCGTTTTCACCTAACCCCCACCCCCACGCCATGGGCCTGATGGATTTCCTGAACACCGAAGGCGAAAAGAAGCCTGTCGATGCCCCCCAGCCCACCGCTGGGGCCGACGCCCTCTTTGGTAATGCCGATGCCAACACCTATACGGTGGCAAGCGGCGATTCCCTTTCGAAGATTGCTAAAAACCACTACGGTGACGGCACCAAGTGGCACCAGATATACGAGGCCAACAAAGACCTCATCGGCAACGACCCTGACCTCATCGAAGTAGGCCAGGTGTTGACCCTACCTAGTCTCTAG
- a CDS encoding erythromycin esterase family protein, translating into MAWFRMLLLWGVYLGAIGVQAQTPAAPGPRPVPARALRSLSPADTSFAELEFLRAEIGGARVVFLGEPTHGEGNVLAAKARLVAFLQQRMGFTTLAMESGFFELHKAQQGIAAGKSVAKNLASSVFPVWTSTQEFQAVGALLGPDGLRVMGFDPQLSGDYSDDLADDLEDFLESEKGADAVNYELLGDAVDYMAAHYAFPLTQKPAEFEAVLAQADRLLRKAAGAPAASRRTEAAFWQQCLRSLGALARDYAAHDPSSKTAATFVAADSNPRDAQMADNLLWYLRQHPAEKVICWGALPHFANHVEVLGSEELRAYQPMGRAVKTALGPNQVYVLGTLAGGGTHGLVGTEGVPVPAPAAGTLEAELLEKDGPLAFVSLKHDAPGLQLTTYAFDYQPLAGPWSEVVDGFLFFRSVAPPHPAVPDSTAGAAAAVVAAADTTATAVAARAAPPGSLNPAAGRGGALVRAAAAAPDVSGVRTVRGQVLDARSRAGVPYASVVVPGQGKGTTANAQGRFALSLPGPTPLQVSSLGYATAVVQSPRGNEELTVPLTPSAYALDEVRVPTVPPSPLAIMQDVIKNVPANYEQQDYATEVYAHRRISNFDTLRYEAETVGRLRVPAGYRHFTGGFMMRGPLVDLQVQQQHVLAKRGAPVGWELYGSVQNSYPESADAVRISPLFVARNLRRFTLKLDSVRGEGPETVYLLSFAAKKADRRSTGTNLMGVYQGRLLVRQRDHAVLRYEALWQLDTAAFNGAARKNRGSQSLKDRLFNQTFTADRTTHVVDYARGPNGRYYARRSVGQTQSAGRGPGKAPFYYQSLSELFFKPLPDAGPPPPPAAKTNGPPAAMPEVPYRPEFWNAYRRPGGALAAPATRP; encoded by the coding sequence ATGGCGTGGTTTCGAATGTTGCTGCTGTGGGGCGTGTACCTGGGAGCTATCGGGGTGCAGGCCCAAACTCCGGCCGCACCGGGGCCCCGGCCGGTACCGGCGCGTGCGTTGCGCAGCCTAAGCCCAGCTGACACCTCGTTTGCCGAGCTGGAGTTTTTGCGGGCGGAAATTGGCGGGGCGCGGGTGGTATTCCTCGGCGAGCCCACCCACGGCGAGGGCAACGTGCTGGCGGCTAAGGCGCGGCTCGTGGCGTTTTTGCAGCAGCGCATGGGCTTCACCACGCTGGCTATGGAGAGCGGTTTTTTTGAGCTGCACAAGGCCCAGCAGGGCATTGCGGCGGGTAAGTCGGTGGCCAAAAACCTGGCCAGCAGCGTGTTCCCGGTGTGGACGAGCACCCAGGAGTTCCAGGCCGTGGGGGCCCTGCTGGGCCCCGATGGCCTGCGCGTAATGGGCTTCGACCCGCAGCTGAGCGGCGACTACAGCGACGACCTGGCCGACGACCTGGAGGATTTCCTGGAAAGCGAGAAGGGCGCCGACGCCGTGAATTACGAGTTGTTGGGCGACGCGGTAGACTACATGGCCGCGCACTATGCCTTCCCGCTTACCCAAAAACCAGCCGAGTTTGAGGCTGTGCTGGCCCAGGCCGACCGGCTGCTGCGCAAGGCCGCCGGGGCCCCCGCTGCCAGCCGCCGCACCGAGGCCGCCTTCTGGCAGCAGTGCCTGCGCAGCCTGGGGGCCCTGGCCCGCGACTACGCCGCCCACGACCCTAGTTCCAAAACCGCTGCCACCTTCGTGGCCGCCGACAGCAACCCGCGCGACGCCCAAATGGCCGATAACCTGCTGTGGTACCTACGCCAGCACCCGGCCGAAAAAGTGATTTGCTGGGGGGCCCTGCCGCACTTCGCCAACCACGTGGAGGTGCTGGGCAGCGAGGAGCTGCGCGCCTACCAGCCCATGGGCCGCGCCGTGAAAACTGCCCTGGGGCCCAACCAGGTGTACGTGCTGGGCACCCTGGCCGGTGGGGGCACCCACGGCCTGGTGGGCACCGAGGGCGTGCCCGTGCCCGCGCCCGCCGCCGGCACCCTGGAAGCCGAGCTGCTGGAAAAAGACGGGCCCCTGGCTTTCGTCAGCCTGAAGCACGACGCGCCCGGCTTGCAGCTCACCACCTACGCCTTTGATTACCAGCCATTGGCGGGGCCCTGGAGCGAGGTAGTGGACGGCTTCCTATTCTTCCGGAGCGTAGCGCCGCCGCACCCGGCCGTGCCCGACAGTACCGCTGGGGCCGCCGCCGCAGTGGTCGCTGCGGCCGATACCACAGCCACGGCCGTGGCGGCCCGCGCCGCGCCACCCGGCTCGCTGAACCCCGCGGCCGGCCGGGGTGGGGCCCTGGTGCGGGCGGCCGCGGCGGCCCCCGACGTATCGGGGGTGCGCACGGTGCGCGGGCAGGTACTCGACGCGCGCAGCCGGGCGGGCGTGCCCTACGCGTCGGTGGTGGTGCCGGGGCAGGGCAAGGGCACCACGGCCAACGCGCAGGGCCGCTTTGCCTTATCGCTGCCGGGGCCCACGCCGCTGCAAGTGAGCAGCTTGGGCTACGCCACGGCCGTGGTACAGTCGCCGCGCGGCAACGAGGAGCTGACAGTGCCGCTGACGCCATCGGCCTACGCCCTCGACGAGGTGCGCGTGCCCACGGTGCCGCCCAGCCCGTTGGCCATCATGCAGGACGTCATCAAGAACGTCCCGGCCAACTACGAGCAGCAGGACTACGCCACGGAGGTGTACGCGCACCGCCGCATCAGCAACTTCGACACGCTGCGCTACGAGGCCGAAACCGTGGGCCGGCTGCGGGTGCCGGCCGGCTACCGGCACTTCACGGGCGGCTTTATGATGCGCGGGCCACTGGTCGATTTGCAAGTGCAGCAGCAGCACGTGCTGGCGAAGCGCGGGGCCCCGGTTGGCTGGGAGTTGTACGGAAGCGTCCAAAATTCTTACCCTGAGTCGGCCGACGCCGTGCGGATTTCGCCGCTGTTCGTGGCCCGTAACCTGCGGCGCTTCACGCTCAAGCTCGACAGCGTGCGCGGCGAGGGCCCCGAAACGGTGTATTTGCTGAGCTTCGCCGCCAAGAAGGCCGACCGCCGCAGCACCGGCACCAACCTGATGGGCGTGTACCAGGGCCGCCTGCTGGTGCGCCAGCGCGACCACGCCGTGCTGCGCTACGAGGCGCTGTGGCAGCTCGACACGGCTGCCTTCAACGGCGCGGCGCGCAAGAACCGGGGCAGCCAAAGCCTGAAGGACCGCCTCTTTAACCAAACCTTCACCGCCGACCGCACCACCCACGTGGTGGACTACGCCCGGGGCCCCAACGGCCGCTACTACGCCCGCCGCAGCGTGGGCCAAACCCAGAGTGCGGGCCGCGGGCCGGGCAAAGCGCCGTTCTACTACCAGAGCCTGAGCGAGCTGTTTTTCAAGCCGTTGCCCGATGCGGGGCCCCCGCCGCCGCCCGCCGCCAAAACCAACGGTCCGCCCGCGGCCATGCCCGAAGTGCCGTACCGGCCCGAGTTTTGGAACGCCTACCGGCGGCCGGGTGGGGCCCTGGCGGCGCCGGCTACTCGGCCATAG
- the metX gene encoding homoserine O-acetyltransferase MetX → MPEHIFQLPDPFPLESGAVLSGAHVAYRTWGQLNAARDNAVWVCHALTANADVLDWWPGLFGPGCFFDPADWFIVCANVLGSCYGSTSPLSPDPVTGRPRYQAFPLLTIRDLAGAHEALRQELGLDRIHTLIGGSLGGQQALEWAVMQPEVFNHLVVIATNARHSAWGIAFNEAQRLAIEADPTYHANEPGGGDEGLRAARAIALLSYRGYEAYAATQTEADDDPRLRDYRASTYQRYQGDKLVARFDAYSYVALSRAMDTHHLGRHRGGVPAALAEVRARTLVLGITSDVLFPVSEQRELAEGIAGALYTELDSGFGHDGFLLETVQIAQQLERFYAPALAQ, encoded by the coding sequence ATGCCCGAACACATTTTTCAACTGCCCGACCCGTTTCCGCTGGAGAGCGGTGCAGTGCTTTCAGGGGCCCACGTGGCGTACCGCACCTGGGGCCAGCTGAACGCGGCCCGCGACAATGCGGTGTGGGTGTGCCACGCCCTGACGGCCAACGCCGACGTGCTGGACTGGTGGCCGGGCTTGTTTGGGCCGGGCTGCTTTTTCGACCCGGCCGACTGGTTCATCGTGTGCGCCAACGTGTTGGGCTCGTGCTACGGCAGCACCAGCCCACTTAGCCCCGACCCGGTTACCGGCCGGCCACGCTACCAGGCGTTTCCGCTGCTCACCATCCGCGACCTGGCGGGGGCCCACGAAGCCCTGCGCCAGGAGCTGGGCCTGGACCGCATCCACACCCTGATTGGCGGTTCGCTGGGCGGGCAGCAGGCCCTGGAGTGGGCGGTGATGCAACCTGAAGTATTTAACCACTTGGTGGTTATTGCCACTAATGCCCGCCACTCGGCCTGGGGCATCGCCTTTAACGAAGCCCAGCGGCTGGCCATCGAGGCCGACCCCACCTACCACGCCAACGAGCCCGGCGGCGGCGACGAGGGCCTGCGGGCCGCCCGCGCCATTGCCCTGCTCAGCTACCGCGGCTACGAAGCCTACGCCGCCACCCAAACCGAAGCCGACGACGACCCGCGCCTGCGCGACTACCGCGCCAGCACGTACCAGCGCTACCAGGGCGACAAGCTCGTGGCCCGCTTCGACGCCTATAGCTACGTGGCCCTGAGCCGGGCCATGGACACCCACCACTTGGGCCGCCACCGCGGCGGCGTACCGGCGGCGCTGGCCGAGGTGCGGGCGCGCACGCTGGTGCTGGGCATCACGTCCGACGTGCTGTTTCCCGTCAGCGAGCAGCGGGAATTGGCCGAGGGCATTGCCGGGGCCCTGTACACCGAGCTGGATTCGGGCTTCGGGCACGACGGCTTTTTGCTGGAAACCGTGCAAATCGCCCAGCAGCTGGAACGGTTCTACGCGCCGGCCCTCGCGCAGTAG
- a CDS encoding aliphatic sulfonate ABC transporter substrate-binding protein, whose protein sequence is MTFPFLSALRGPRALLCGALALAGLLTSCGSGSNAAGAIAAPETVRLDYAYYNPLSLVLKRQGWLEKDLAKQNIKVEWVLSQGSNKALEFLNGSSLDFGSTAGAAALVARANGNPLKAVYIYSKPEWTALVVGPKSTITTVAGLKGKRVAATKGTDPYIFLLRALDQAGMSEKDIELIPLQHPDGRAALEKGDVDAWAGLDPHMAKAELESGAKLLYRNPDFNSYGVLNVREAFAKDHPALVSAVLRAYEQARAWARQHPAELQQTLADAAKLSPAVAAKQLARTDFAVNSFGAPQLATIAAAGDVLKKTGTIEAGVDVAQTLKALIDPQFVNKLPAAPVAVR, encoded by the coding sequence ATGACCTTTCCTTTCTTATCGGCCCTTCGCGGGCCGCGGGCCCTTTTGTGCGGTGCGCTGGCTTTGGCTGGGTTGCTAACCAGCTGTGGCAGCGGCAGTAACGCCGCGGGTGCCATTGCCGCGCCCGAAACCGTACGCCTCGACTACGCCTACTACAACCCGCTCAGCCTGGTGCTGAAGCGGCAGGGTTGGTTGGAAAAAGACCTGGCCAAGCAGAACATTAAGGTGGAGTGGGTGCTGAGCCAGGGCAGCAACAAGGCCCTGGAATTCCTCAACGGCAGCAGCCTCGATTTTGGCTCGACGGCCGGGGCGGCGGCGCTGGTGGCCCGCGCCAACGGCAACCCGCTTAAGGCCGTGTACATCTACTCGAAACCCGAGTGGACAGCGCTAGTGGTGGGCCCCAAATCGACCATTACGACCGTGGCGGGCCTCAAGGGCAAGCGCGTGGCCGCTACTAAGGGCACCGACCCGTACATCTTTCTGCTGCGCGCCCTCGACCAAGCCGGGATGAGCGAGAAAGATATTGAGCTGATTCCGCTGCAGCATCCCGACGGCCGCGCTGCCCTCGAAAAAGGCGACGTGGACGCCTGGGCCGGCCTCGACCCGCACATGGCCAAGGCCGAGCTGGAGTCGGGCGCGAAGCTCCTTTACCGCAACCCCGACTTCAATAGCTACGGCGTGCTGAACGTCCGCGAAGCCTTTGCCAAGGACCACCCGGCCCTGGTGAGCGCCGTGCTGCGCGCCTACGAGCAAGCGCGCGCCTGGGCCCGCCAGCACCCCGCCGAGCTCCAGCAAACCCTCGCCGACGCGGCCAAGCTGAGCCCGGCCGTAGCCGCTAAGCAACTGGCCCGCACCGACTTTGCCGTCAACAGCTTTGGGGCCCCGCAGCTGGCCACCATTGCGGCGGCCGGCGACGTGCTCAAGAAAACTGGCACCATCGAAGCCGGCGTGGACGTGGCCCAAACCCTGAAGGCGCTGATTGATCCGCAATTCGTGAACAAGCTGCCCGCCGCGCCCGTGGCGGTTCGCTAG
- a CDS encoding Gfo/Idh/MocA family protein — translation MAPDQALFQGKQKLNIALCGLGRYANVLKTGLAASQHCRLAGIVTGTPAKAAEWKRAYNIPDKNSYTYQTFDQISANPAIDLVYITLPNGLHKEYVLRAAKAGKHVIVEKPMAFTEQDCQEMIAACRRAGVQLAVGYRLHYDPHHIELKRLGQNKVFGQVRLIEASLGYRLEGISPDDWHLKKALAGGGPLMNLGVYCVQSGRYVLGEEPSAVTAQFGPVTMPQLFKEVEENITWQLYFPSGAICTSSSTSNCNVDRFFASADEGYFELQLALSYGPFQGRTSQAVFNFPVVNQQAAQLDDIAAHILANKPLPAHISGEEGCKDMRVIEAIYQAARTGRKITLA, via the coding sequence ATGGCGCCGGACCAAGCGCTGTTTCAGGGTAAGCAGAAGCTAAACATTGCGCTCTGTGGGCTGGGTCGCTACGCCAACGTCCTCAAAACCGGGCTGGCGGCCTCGCAGCATTGCCGCCTGGCGGGCATCGTGACCGGCACCCCCGCCAAGGCGGCGGAGTGGAAACGGGCTTACAACATACCCGACAAAAACAGCTACACCTACCAAACCTTCGACCAAATCAGCGCCAACCCGGCGATTGACTTGGTGTACATCACCCTCCCCAACGGGCTGCACAAAGAATACGTCCTCCGGGCCGCCAAGGCGGGCAAGCACGTCATCGTGGAGAAACCGATGGCCTTCACGGAGCAGGACTGCCAGGAAATGATTGCGGCCTGCCGAAGGGCGGGGGTGCAGCTAGCGGTTGGGTACCGGCTGCACTACGACCCCCACCACATTGAGCTGAAGCGACTGGGCCAGAACAAGGTATTTGGGCAAGTCCGCCTCATTGAAGCCTCGTTGGGCTACCGCTTGGAAGGCATCAGCCCGGACGATTGGCACCTGAAAAAAGCGCTAGCCGGTGGTGGGCCCCTTATGAACCTGGGGGTGTACTGCGTGCAAAGCGGCCGGTACGTGCTGGGCGAAGAACCCAGCGCGGTAACGGCGCAATTTGGGCCGGTTACCATGCCCCAGCTATTTAAAGAGGTCGAAGAAAACATCACCTGGCAGCTCTATTTCCCCAGCGGGGCCATCTGCACCTCCTCCAGCACGTCGAACTGCAACGTCGACCGGTTCTTCGCCTCCGCGGATGAGGGTTATTTTGAATTGCAGCTCGCGCTCAGCTATGGGCCTTTCCAGGGCCGCACCAGCCAGGCCGTGTTCAATTTTCCAGTAGTCAATCAGCAGGCCGCGCAGCTGGACGATATTGCCGCCCACATCCTAGCAAACAAGCCTTTGCCCGCCCACATATCCGGCGAGGAAGGCTGCAAAGACATGCGGGTAATCGAGGCCATTTACCAAGCGGCCCGCACGGGCCGAAAAATCACGCTGGCATGA
- a CDS encoding ABC transporter ATP-binding protein — translation MLRIEHLGKQFGPQVVALQDVSLQVQPGEIVALVGTSGCGKSTLLRIVAGLEAPGTGRVLIDGAPVAGPHPAVGFLFQEPRLLPWLTVRQNVEFGIAHLPAAERAERSAGALARVGLADFAEAWPRQLSGGMAQRAAIARALVARPSLLLLDEPFSALDPFTKMDLQEHLLGIWADDRPTLVLVTHDLEEALVLADRVVVLRSRPGRVHHTFHVDLPRPRRRTAPDFQAQKQRLLEALGVAA, via the coding sequence ATGCTGCGCATCGAGCACCTTGGCAAGCAGTTTGGGCCCCAGGTGGTGGCGTTGCAAGACGTTAGCCTCCAGGTACAGCCCGGCGAAATTGTGGCCCTGGTGGGCACCAGCGGCTGCGGCAAAAGCACCCTGCTCCGCATTGTGGCGGGGCTGGAAGCGCCCGGCACCGGCCGCGTGCTGATTGACGGGGCCCCGGTGGCGGGGCCCCACCCGGCGGTGGGCTTCCTGTTTCAGGAGCCGCGGCTGCTGCCCTGGCTCACGGTGCGCCAAAACGTGGAGTTTGGCATTGCCCACCTGCCCGCGGCCGAGCGCGCCGAGCGCAGCGCGGGGGCCCTGGCCCGGGTGGGCCTGGCCGATTTTGCCGAAGCCTGGCCGCGGCAGCTCTCGGGCGGCATGGCGCAGCGGGCGGCCATCGCCCGGGCCTTGGTGGCGCGGCCAAGCCTGCTGCTGCTCGATGAGCCCTTCAGCGCCCTCGACCCGTTCACGAAGATGGACTTGCAGGAGCACCTGCTCGGCATTTGGGCCGACGACCGCCCCACCCTCGTCCTCGTGACCCACGACCTGGAGGAAGCCCTCGTGCTGGCCGACCGCGTAGTGGTGCTGCGCAGCCGCCCCGGCCGCGTGCACCACACCTTCCACGTGGACCTGCCCCGCCCCCGCCGCCGCACCGCCCCCGATTTCCAGGCCCAGAAGCAGCGGCTGCTGGAGGCGCTGGGCGTGGCGGCATAA
- a CDS encoding ABC transporter permease produces the protein MSNSTLVLAPPVRIAARPPASPRAPRRWQWPLGAALPLALLALWEVLARTGALPPNLLPAPSKVLGTIAELARTGELWPHLGLTLARVGAGFALGSLAATALGALTGYAPLARRLLDPLLQGVRNIPSLAWVPLFILWMGIYETSKVVLIAVGVFFPVYLGLMSGVQGVDRKLVEVGRMYRLSGLALVRRVFLPATLPAYLVGLRNGLGLGWMFVVAAEIMGANKGLGFLLVDGQMTGRPQTILAAILLFAILGRTTDAGLAWLSHRLLRWQDTHGSEQM, from the coding sequence ATGTCCAACTCCACCCTCGTTTTAGCCCCGCCCGTTCGCATAGCGGCCCGGCCACCGGCTTCCCCGCGCGCGCCGCGGCGCTGGCAGTGGCCGCTGGGCGCCGCGCTGCCGCTGGCCCTGCTGGCGCTGTGGGAAGTGCTGGCCCGCACCGGGGCCCTGCCGCCTAACCTGCTGCCCGCACCGTCCAAAGTACTGGGCACCATTGCCGAGCTGGCCCGCACCGGCGAGCTGTGGCCGCACCTGGGCCTCACGCTGGCGCGGGTGGGGGCGGGCTTCGCGCTGGGCAGCCTGGCGGCCACGGCGCTGGGGGCCCTCACGGGCTACGCGCCGCTGGCCCGCCGCCTGCTCGACCCGCTGCTGCAAGGCGTGCGCAACATCCCGTCGCTGGCCTGGGTGCCGCTGTTCATCCTCTGGATGGGCATTTACGAAACCTCGAAAGTGGTGCTGATTGCCGTGGGCGTGTTTTTCCCGGTGTATTTGGGGCTGATGAGCGGCGTGCAGGGCGTAGACCGCAAGCTGGTGGAAGTGGGCCGCATGTACCGCCTCTCGGGGCTGGCGCTGGTGCGGCGGGTGTTTCTGCCGGCCACGCTGCCGGCCTACCTGGTGGGCCTGCGCAACGGCCTCGGCCTGGGCTGGATGTTCGTGGTGGCCGCCGAAATCATGGGGGCCAACAAGGGCCTGGGCTTCCTGCTGGTGGACGGCCAGATGACCGGCCGGCCCCAAACCATCCTGGCTGCCATCCTACTCTTCGCCATTCTGGGCCGCACCACCGATGCCGGCTTGGCCTGGCTCAGCCACCGCCTGCTACGCTGGCAAGACACGCACGGCAGTGAACAAATGTGA
- a CDS encoding alpha/beta hydrolase fold domain-containing protein: MKTILFLLALWLLAAVGPAAAQIDTTRARYYQPVFANVDVTSNVAYGSAPTYTGSTQSLVMDIYQPAGDTVKRRPLIIFAHQGGFFLGSKTDAYMVAVCTRLARLGYVTASMEYRLGFAVTGLAQPADTTGLAQAAIRGMQDMKAAVRFFRQDAATAKTYRVHASYIAVGGSSAGAFMALETGYLDKASEVPAYVGLAALGGVDGQSGNPGYSAAVLAVLNLSGALESPSYIEAGNAPLCSVHGTADRTVPFFQGKIGSIIPPKYVYGSGRLHPRAAALGIPNTLRTLKGADHVPFEKNAAYADTAFWTMRDFLRPLLRQTGTVLAARATAVGPQAQAYPNPATDAVQLNIPAAWRQLGEAQLLDMTGRVVRRLDPRTADLRLTRGALTAGVYSLRFPGQAPLRIVFE; the protein is encoded by the coding sequence ATGAAAACAATCTTATTCTTGCTGGCGCTGTGGCTGCTGGCCGCCGTGGGCCCCGCCGCCGCCCAAATCGATACCACCCGCGCCCGCTACTACCAGCCCGTGTTTGCCAACGTGGACGTGACCAGCAACGTGGCCTATGGTTCGGCCCCCACTTACACCGGCAGCACCCAGTCGCTGGTGATGGACATCTACCAACCCGCCGGCGACACGGTGAAGCGCCGGCCACTTATCATTTTCGCCCACCAAGGCGGCTTTTTCCTGGGCTCCAAAACCGACGCCTACATGGTGGCCGTGTGCACCCGGCTGGCCCGGCTGGGCTACGTCACGGCCAGCATGGAGTACCGCCTGGGCTTCGCCGTCACGGGCCTCGCCCAGCCCGCCGACACCACGGGCCTGGCCCAGGCCGCCATCCGCGGCATGCAGGACATGAAGGCCGCCGTGCGCTTCTTCCGGCAGGACGCGGCCACGGCCAAAACCTACCGCGTACACGCCAGCTACATCGCCGTGGGCGGCTCGTCGGCCGGCGCCTTTATGGCCTTGGAAACTGGCTACTTAGACAAGGCCAGCGAAGTGCCCGCCTACGTGGGCCTGGCCGCGCTGGGCGGGGTGGATGGCCAAAGCGGCAACCCCGGTTACAGCGCCGCCGTGCTGGCCGTGCTCAACCTGAGCGGCGCCCTTGAAAGCCCCAGCTACATCGAAGCTGGCAATGCGCCGCTGTGCAGCGTACACGGCACCGCCGACCGCACGGTGCCCTTCTTTCAGGGCAAAATCGGCTCCATTATCCCCCCCAAGTACGTGTACGGCAGTGGCCGCCTCCACCCCCGCGCCGCGGCCCTGGGCATCCCCAACACGCTGCGCACCCTCAAGGGCGCGGACCACGTACCGTTTGAGAAAAATGCCGCCTACGCCGACACGGCGTTCTGGACCATGCGCGACTTCCTGCGGCCCCTGCTGCGGCAAACCGGTACCGTGCTGGCCGCCCGCGCCACCGCCGTGGGGCCCCAGGCCCAGGCCTACCCCAACCCCGCCACCGACGCCGTACAGCTGAACATCCCCGCCGCCTGGCGCCAGCTCGGCGAAGCCCAATTGCTCGACATGACCGGCCGCGTGGTGCGCCGCCTCGACCCCCGCACGGCTGACTTGCGCCTCACCCGCGGGGCCCTAACCGCCGGCGTGTACTCGCTGCGCTTCCCCGGCCAGGCCCCCCTGCGCATCGTGTTCGAGTAG
- a CDS encoding O-acetylhomoserine aminocarboxypropyltransferase/cysteine synthase family protein, which translates to MSAPLHFETLQLHAGQVPDPTTGSRAVPIHQTTSYVFKSAEHGANLFALKEFGNIYTRLMNPTTDVFEQRIAALEGGVAAVAVGSGQAAQFIALNNILKQGDNLVASSYLYGGTYNQFKVAFKRLGIEARFVDGDDADGFEKLIDENTKALYVETIGNPSFSVPDFERIAAVAHKHDIPLVVDNTFGAGGYLFQPLKHGASIVVESATKWIGGHGTSVGGVIVDGGTYDFGNGKYPQFTEPSEGYHGLVFNDVFGKNGPFGNIAFAIRARVEGLRDFGPAISPFNSFLLLQGLETLSLRVERTVENALKVAQWLEQQPEVANVNYPGLASSPHHANAAKYLKRGFGGVLSFTLHGTKETAVALIDNLKLISHLANVGDAKTLIIQPSATTHQQLSEQEQLVAGVTPTLLRLSVGIEHIDDITADLAQALAAATQATPKGETHTDESIPEPAAQHAQPLEV; encoded by the coding sequence ATGTCCGCTCCCCTGCATTTCGAAACCCTCCAACTCCACGCTGGCCAGGTGCCCGACCCCACCACCGGCTCGCGTGCCGTGCCCATTCACCAAACCACGAGCTACGTGTTCAAAAGCGCGGAGCACGGCGCTAATCTATTTGCCCTGAAGGAGTTCGGCAACATCTACACCCGCCTGATGAACCCCACCACCGACGTATTCGAGCAGCGCATTGCGGCCCTCGAAGGCGGCGTGGCGGCCGTGGCCGTGGGCTCGGGCCAGGCGGCGCAGTTCATCGCGCTCAACAACATCCTCAAGCAGGGCGACAACCTGGTGGCCAGCTCGTACCTCTACGGCGGCACTTATAACCAGTTTAAGGTGGCCTTCAAGCGGTTGGGCATCGAGGCCCGCTTCGTGGACGGCGACGACGCCGACGGCTTTGAGAAGCTGATTGACGAGAACACCAAGGCCCTGTACGTGGAAACGATTGGCAACCCCAGCTTCAGCGTGCCGGATTTTGAGCGCATTGCGGCCGTGGCCCACAAGCACGACATTCCGCTGGTGGTCGACAACACGTTTGGCGCGGGCGGCTACCTGTTCCAGCCCCTCAAGCACGGCGCCAGCATCGTGGTGGAGTCGGCCACGAAGTGGATCGGCGGCCACGGCACCAGCGTGGGCGGCGTGATTGTGGACGGCGGCACCTACGACTTCGGCAACGGCAAGTACCCGCAGTTCACCGAGCCCAGCGAAGGCTACCACGGCCTGGTTTTCAACGACGTGTTCGGCAAAAACGGGCCGTTCGGCAACATTGCTTTCGCCATCCGGGCCCGGGTGGAAGGCCTGCGCGACTTCGGTCCCGCCATCAGCCCGTTCAACTCGTTCCTGCTGCTGCAAGGCCTCGAAACCCTGAGCCTGCGCGTGGAGCGCACCGTGGAAAACGCCCTGAAAGTGGCCCAGTGGCTGGAACAGCAGCCCGAAGTAGCTAACGTGAACTACCCCGGCCTGGCCAGCAGCCCCCACCACGCCAACGCGGCCAAGTACCTCAAGCGCGGCTTCGGCGGCGTGCTCTCCTTCACGCTGCACGGCACCAAGGAAACAGCCGTGGCCCTGATTGACAACCTCAAGCTGATCAGCCACTTGGCCAACGTGGGCGACGCTAAAACGCTGATCATCCAGCCCTCGGCCACCACGCACCAGCAGCTGAGCGAGCAGGAGCAGCTGGTGGCCGGCGTGACGCCCACGCTGTTGCGCCTGTCGGTCGGCATCGAGCACATCGACGACATCACCGCCGACCTGGCCCAGGCCCTGGCCGCCGCCACCCAGGCCACGCCGAAGGGCGAGACACACACCGACGAATCCATTCCCGAGCCCGCGGCGCAGCACGCGCAGCCGCTAGAGGTATAA